A genomic stretch from Halorhodospira halophila SL1 includes:
- the malQ gene encoding 4-alpha-glucanotransferase, producing the protein MSGAGLSERRRAGVLLHVSALPGPGGNGDLGHHAYRFVDWLAEAGFTIWQMLPLGPTHDDLSPYQGLSVHAGEPCYIDLHTLVELGWLTPEEIQPPETGDDPVALRAWRRSCLGRARQRLRDRNDATTEAQIAAFRQAHGHWLEDYALYAALREEHDLLPWWQWPTAERDREPAALEAAATRLADRIDQQVFEQYLFFTQWQALRHYAAERGVRFFGDIPIFVAHDSADTWARRACFRLDSEGQAAVVAGVPPDYFSAEGQRWGNPLYDWQQLQADGFGWWLERLATQLALFDFVRIDHFRGLSACWTIPAEAPTARDGYWEATPGDALLEAVQERFGRVPLVAEDLGVITEDVERLRDRFALPGMKVLHFAFDSDAANPYLPHHHHRHSVVYTGTHDNNTTVGWYAGLAPETVERVHAYLGYPTEPMPWPLTRAALASVASVAVIPLQDLLELDGEHRMNVPGTTEGNWRWRFAWEWLPDSLAGQLYDLNRLYGRL; encoded by the coding sequence GTGAGCGGCGCGGGACTGTCCGAGCGGCGCCGCGCCGGCGTGCTGCTGCACGTCAGCGCACTGCCCGGGCCCGGGGGCAACGGCGACCTGGGGCACCACGCCTACCGCTTCGTGGACTGGCTCGCCGAGGCCGGCTTCACGATCTGGCAGATGCTGCCGCTGGGCCCCACCCACGACGACCTCAGCCCCTATCAAGGCCTGTCGGTGCACGCCGGTGAGCCGTGCTACATCGACCTGCACACGCTGGTCGAACTCGGCTGGTTGACCCCCGAGGAGATCCAGCCCCCGGAGACCGGCGACGACCCCGTCGCGCTGCGGGCGTGGCGCCGCTCCTGCCTTGGCCGCGCCCGACAACGCCTGCGCGATCGCAACGACGCAACGACCGAGGCTCAGATCGCCGCCTTCCGCCAGGCGCACGGCCACTGGCTGGAAGACTACGCCCTCTACGCGGCGCTGCGCGAGGAGCATGACCTCCTGCCCTGGTGGCAGTGGCCCACCGCCGAACGCGATCGGGAACCGGCGGCGCTGGAGGCGGCAGCCACCCGCCTGGCCGACCGGATCGACCAGCAGGTCTTCGAGCAGTACCTGTTCTTCACCCAGTGGCAGGCGCTGCGCCACTACGCCGCGGAACGCGGCGTCCGGTTCTTCGGCGACATCCCCATCTTCGTCGCCCACGACAGCGCCGACACCTGGGCCCGGCGGGCCTGCTTCCGACTCGACAGCGAGGGGCAGGCAGCGGTGGTGGCCGGCGTCCCACCGGACTACTTCTCGGCCGAGGGGCAGCGCTGGGGCAACCCCCTCTACGACTGGCAGCAGCTGCAGGCCGATGGCTTCGGCTGGTGGCTCGAGCGCCTGGCCACACAGTTGGCACTGTTCGACTTCGTGCGCATCGACCACTTCCGTGGCCTGAGCGCCTGCTGGACCATCCCCGCCGAGGCCCCCACGGCCCGGGACGGGTACTGGGAAGCGACCCCCGGAGACGCTCTGCTCGAGGCCGTTCAGGAACGCTTCGGGCGGGTCCCGCTGGTCGCCGAGGACCTAGGGGTGATCACCGAGGACGTGGAGCGCCTGCGCGACCGCTTCGCCCTGCCGGGGATGAAGGTCCTCCACTTCGCCTTCGACAGCGACGCCGCCAACCCCTACCTGCCGCACCACCACCACCGCCACAGTGTGGTCTACACCGGTACCCACGATAACAACACCACCGTGGGATGGTACGCCGGTCTCGCGCCGGAGACCGTGGAGCGGGTCCACGCGTACCTGGGCTACCCGACCGAGCCGATGCCCTGGCCCCTGACTCGAGCCGCCCTGGCCTCGGTGGCGAGCGTGGCCGTCATCCCCCTACAGGACCTGCTCGAGCTGGACGGCGAACACCGCATGAACGTCCCCGGCACCACCGAAGGCAACTGGCGCTGGCGCTTTGCTTGGGAGTGGCTGCCCGACTCCCTGGCCGGGCAGCTGTACGACCTCAACCGGCTCTACGGCCGGCTCTAG
- the glgP gene encoding alpha-glucan family phosphorylase, with the protein MSERVFTLEVHPNLPPSLGRLRELVDDLYYSWDRRVRGLFYQIDPECWEASGHNPKVFLRRVSQEALERAAQDPTFIEDYNRTLSAYDTYLEQETSPEVTPHLDPGQDLVAYFCAEFGLHESLPLYSGGLGILAGDHCKAASDLRVPLVAVGLLYRQGYFIQTIDHEGCQVAHYVPTEVAQLPAYPRQDGDGEELRVFVELPGRTVQLRIWSVRAGHVRLYMLDSDVPENRPEDRSITYQLYGGGSEMRIKQELCLGIGGVRALRKLGVMPTVWHLNEGHSAFQLVERCREWVAAGTDFATALEVVAGTSVFTTHTPVAAGHDIFDPEMVREYLDAALGESGLDLDALLELGNGRAEHPGFNMTSLALRGSRFHNGVSRIHGRVASEMEARIWPDVPAQQNPIHSITNGVHVPTFLAQEWGNLFDQRWPAWRSELSNEAFWSVVDELPDHRYWSMRQSLKSQMLRDVCARVEARCKRNGMAEAMIRRMTRYIRDPEADVLVLGFARRFATYKRALLIFRDLDRLKQLLNDPERPMILIFAGKAHPHDEQGQAMIQRIHELTLDPDLIGRLLLLENYDMALARKLVTGVDVWLNNPEYPLEACGTSGQKAAINGVINLSVLDGWWDEGYAGDNGWAIYPHAPGFDPDYRDGEEARDLLDTLAGEVAPLYYDRGERGYSAGWVQMSKASMRSTLPRFNAQRMVMDYVRDLYGPAARQQRRLAEEELAGAAGLAAWKEHVLACWDGTALELVDDAPASLYHGESLRLRVKAQLNGLRAEDVTVECRFSPVPHPRDPARTQRFVLSATDQDDAGDPLFTLDIQPRLNGLQYFRICMYPSHPLLAHPLELGRMRWL; encoded by the coding sequence ATGTCCGAACGCGTCTTCACCCTGGAAGTCCACCCCAATCTGCCACCCTCACTCGGCCGCCTGCGCGAGCTCGTCGACGACCTCTACTACTCGTGGGATCGGCGCGTGCGGGGCTTGTTCTACCAGATCGACCCGGAATGCTGGGAGGCCAGCGGCCACAACCCCAAGGTGTTCCTGCGGCGGGTGTCTCAGGAAGCGCTGGAGCGGGCCGCCCAGGATCCGACCTTTATTGAGGATTACAACCGGACACTCTCCGCCTACGACACCTACCTGGAGCAGGAGACTTCGCCGGAGGTGACCCCGCACCTGGATCCGGGACAGGACCTGGTGGCCTACTTCTGTGCCGAGTTCGGGCTCCACGAGAGCCTGCCCCTCTACTCCGGGGGGCTGGGGATCCTGGCCGGTGACCACTGCAAGGCCGCCAGCGATCTGCGCGTACCGTTGGTTGCCGTGGGCCTGCTCTACCGTCAGGGCTACTTCATCCAGACCATCGATCATGAAGGGTGTCAGGTCGCCCACTACGTACCCACCGAAGTGGCCCAGCTGCCCGCCTACCCGCGTCAGGACGGCGACGGCGAGGAGCTGCGCGTGTTCGTCGAGTTGCCCGGGCGCACGGTTCAGCTGCGCATCTGGTCAGTGCGGGCCGGGCACGTGCGCCTCTATATGCTCGATAGCGATGTTCCGGAGAACCGCCCCGAAGATCGCTCGATCACCTATCAGCTTTACGGCGGCGGCAGCGAGATGCGGATCAAGCAGGAACTCTGCCTCGGTATCGGCGGGGTGCGGGCGCTGCGCAAGCTGGGCGTGATGCCCACGGTCTGGCATCTCAACGAGGGCCATTCGGCCTTTCAGCTCGTCGAGCGTTGCCGCGAGTGGGTGGCCGCCGGCACTGACTTCGCCACGGCCCTGGAGGTGGTCGCCGGGACCTCGGTTTTCACCACGCATACCCCGGTGGCGGCTGGGCACGACATCTTCGACCCGGAGATGGTGCGGGAGTATCTGGACGCCGCGCTGGGAGAGAGCGGGCTGGATCTCGATGCCCTGCTGGAGCTGGGTAACGGCCGGGCCGAGCATCCGGGCTTCAACATGACCAGCCTGGCCCTGCGGGGGTCGCGCTTTCACAACGGCGTCAGCCGGATCCACGGCCGCGTGGCCTCGGAGATGGAGGCCCGCATATGGCCGGATGTCCCGGCTCAACAGAACCCCATCCACTCCATCACCAACGGCGTCCATGTGCCGACCTTCCTCGCCCAGGAGTGGGGCAACCTCTTCGATCAGCGCTGGCCGGCCTGGCGGAGTGAGCTGAGCAATGAGGCGTTTTGGAGCGTCGTCGACGAACTGCCCGACCATCGCTACTGGAGCATGCGCCAGAGCCTGAAGTCGCAGATGCTCCGCGATGTCTGTGCCCGGGTCGAGGCCCGATGCAAGCGCAACGGCATGGCCGAGGCCATGATCCGCCGCATGACCCGCTATATCCGTGATCCCGAGGCCGATGTGCTGGTGCTCGGCTTCGCCCGCCGCTTCGCGACCTACAAGCGGGCTCTGCTGATCTTCCGCGACCTGGACCGGCTCAAGCAGCTGCTCAACGACCCCGAGCGGCCGATGATCCTGATCTTTGCCGGCAAGGCGCATCCGCACGACGAGCAGGGTCAGGCGATGATCCAGCGCATCCACGAGCTGACCCTGGATCCCGATCTGATCGGCCGGCTGCTGCTGCTCGAGAACTACGACATGGCGCTGGCCCGCAAGCTGGTGACCGGGGTTGATGTGTGGCTGAACAACCCGGAGTACCCCCTCGAGGCGTGCGGGACGTCCGGCCAGAAGGCGGCCATCAACGGCGTGATCAACCTCTCGGTCCTGGACGGCTGGTGGGACGAGGGCTACGCCGGCGATAACGGTTGGGCCATCTACCCCCACGCCCCGGGGTTCGATCCGGATTACCGCGACGGTGAGGAGGCCCGGGACCTCCTGGATACGCTGGCCGGCGAGGTGGCGCCGCTCTACTACGATCGCGGCGAGCGTGGCTATTCGGCCGGCTGGGTGCAGATGTCCAAGGCGTCGATGCGCAGCACGTTGCCCCGCTTCAATGCCCAGCGCATGGTCATGGACTATGTGCGCGACCTCTACGGCCCGGCCGCCCGGCAGCAAAGGCGTCTGGCGGAGGAAGAGCTGGCGGGGGCGGCCGGGCTGGCGGCGTGGAAGGAGCACGTCCTGGCCTGCTGGGACGGGACGGCCCTGGAGCTGGTCGACGACGCCCCTGCCAGTCTGTATCACGGCGAGTCCCTGCGCCTGCGGGTCAAGGCGCAGCTCAATGGCCTCCGGGCCGAGGATGTCACCGTCGAGTGCCGTTTCAGCCCGGTGCCCCACCCGCGGGATCCGGCCCGGACCCAGCGGTTCGTCCTCTCGGCCACGGACCAGGATGACGCCGGGGATCCGCTCTTCACCCTCGACATCCAGCCACGGCTCAACGGCCTGCAGTACTTCCGCATCTGCATGTATCCCAGCCACCCGCTGCTCGCGCACCCGCTGGAGCTGGGGCGGATGCGTTGGCTCTAG
- a CDS encoding cold-shock protein: MSERQQGTVKWFDNAKGYGFISREGGEDVFVHFRAIRGDGFRSLDEGQAVEFSVTRSPKGLQAEDVAAV, translated from the coding sequence ATGTCAGAGCGTCAACAAGGTACGGTTAAGTGGTTCGACAACGCCAAGGGCTACGGCTTCATCAGCCGCGAAGGGGGTGAAGACGTGTTCGTCCACTTCCGTGCCATCCGGGGCGACGGTTTCCGCTCCCTGGACGAGGGTCAAGCGGTCGAGTTCAGCGTGACCCGCAGCCCGAAGGGCCTGCAGGCCGAGGACGTCGCCGCGGTCTAA
- a CDS encoding phasin family protein translates to MMNYQDMIKQMQTQFGNYATPFHGVNSKMLEHWEKMADYQLDMARRYTDATLGNLREASDVQSPEQLQSYLQKSVEAARETSDSLAKDARTLAELSQAMTEDLQQSMREGASNLAPKSSKAA, encoded by the coding sequence ATGATGAACTATCAGGACATGATCAAGCAGATGCAGACTCAGTTCGGCAATTACGCGACGCCTTTCCACGGGGTGAACAGCAAGATGCTCGAGCACTGGGAGAAGATGGCGGACTACCAGCTGGACATGGCGCGGCGCTACACCGATGCCACACTCGGCAACCTGCGCGAGGCGAGCGACGTCCAATCGCCCGAGCAACTGCAGAGCTATCTGCAGAAGAGCGTGGAGGCGGCCCGCGAGACCTCGGACAGCCTGGCCAAGGACGCCCGAACCCTGGCCGAGCTCAGCCAGGCCATGACCGAGGATCTGCAGCAGTCCATGCGCGAGGGCGCCAGCAACCTGGCCCCGAAGAGCAGCAAGGCCGCCTGA
- a CDS encoding metalloregulator ArsR/SmtB family transcription factor, which translates to MALTPDHLFRLFGDPTRLRCLLLLRRQGWLCVCELTAAMDIIQPKISRHLAMLREAGLVEYRRHGQWVHYRIKPDQPPWVESILDAALQASDAVAWHPEDQERLAQMTNRVTKDQA; encoded by the coding sequence ATGGCCCTGACGCCCGACCACCTGTTCCGACTCTTCGGCGATCCGACCCGGCTCCGCTGTCTTCTCCTCCTGCGCCGCCAGGGGTGGCTCTGCGTCTGCGAACTCACCGCAGCAATGGACATCATCCAGCCCAAGATCTCCCGTCATCTGGCCATGCTCCGCGAGGCCGGGCTGGTCGAATACCGTCGCCACGGGCAATGGGTCCATTACCGGATCAAGCCGGACCAGCCGCCATGGGTGGAGTCGATCCTCGATGCGGCGCTACAGGCCAGCGACGCCGTGGCCTGGCACCCGGAGGACCAGGAGCGGCTGGCTCAGATGACCAACCGAGTCACCAAGGATCAAGCATGA
- a CDS encoding alpha/beta hydrolase: MNDTPLLECVEQCTGENVSASVVWLHGLGADGHDFAPIVDELHQSAGHGVRFVFPHAPAQPVTVNGGMSMPAWYDIRGLGGGGIDEDTAGIEQARLQVEALMRREVERGTPIERLFLAGFSQGAATALYTALNTAMKPAGVIALSGWLPSGAETGGRGPRPPVFMAHGVQDPIVPIELGRQAAATLENAGHPVEWHDFPMEHAVCMPEIQRLDLWLTSRLTTQA; the protein is encoded by the coding sequence ATGAACGACACCCCCCTGCTCGAGTGCGTCGAGCAATGCACCGGCGAGAACGTATCCGCCAGCGTCGTCTGGCTCCACGGCCTGGGCGCCGATGGCCACGACTTCGCACCGATCGTCGATGAGCTCCACCAGAGTGCCGGTCACGGCGTGCGCTTCGTCTTCCCCCACGCCCCGGCGCAGCCGGTGACAGTCAACGGCGGCATGTCGATGCCGGCCTGGTACGACATCCGCGGCCTGGGCGGCGGCGGCATCGACGAGGACACCGCGGGCATCGAGCAGGCACGCCTGCAGGTGGAGGCCCTGATGCGCCGGGAAGTGGAACGCGGCACTCCTATCGAGCGCCTGTTCCTCGCGGGCTTCTCCCAGGGGGCCGCCACCGCCCTCTACACCGCCCTGAACACGGCCATGAAGCCGGCCGGGGTCATCGCTTTATCGGGGTGGCTGCCCAGCGGCGCGGAGACCGGCGGCAGAGGGCCTCGCCCGCCGGTTTTTATGGCCCACGGGGTGCAGGACCCGATCGTGCCCATCGAACTCGGCCGCCAGGCGGCAGCCACCCTGGAGAACGCCGGTCATCCGGTGGAGTGGCACGACTTCCCGATGGAGCACGCCGTCTGCATGCCCGAGATCCAGCGCCTGGACCTATGGCTGACGAGCCGGCTGACCACCCAGGCCTAG
- a CDS encoding DUF3775 domain-containing protein has protein sequence MFEVSLDTVCFIIRKCREFQAKEAVVIPDSPDGPEDDWALQVLADHADDLSVQELRATFEDMEPAEQAEVVALMWIGRGDFDVSEWAEARSEAKSAWNPRTADYILATPLAADYLEEGLDACGFDCQE, from the coding sequence ATGTTCGAGGTCAGTCTGGACACCGTCTGTTTTATCATCCGCAAGTGCCGGGAGTTCCAGGCCAAGGAGGCTGTGGTGATCCCCGACTCGCCGGATGGCCCCGAGGACGACTGGGCGCTCCAGGTCCTCGCCGATCACGCCGACGATCTGAGCGTGCAGGAGCTGCGCGCCACCTTCGAGGACATGGAGCCGGCTGAGCAGGCCGAGGTCGTGGCGCTGATGTGGATCGGCCGCGGTGATTTCGATGTCAGCGAATGGGCGGAGGCGCGCAGCGAGGCGAAGTCGGCGTGGAACCCGCGCACCGCCGACTATATCCTTGCGACGCCACTGGCGGCCGATTATCTGGAGGAGGGGCTCGACGCCTGCGGCTTCGACTGCCAGGAATGA
- the queE gene encoding 7-carboxy-7-deazaguanine synthase, with product MSYAVHSLFYTLQGEGARSGRPAVFLRFAGCNLWSGREADRATAVCTFCDTDFVGTGGPGGGRFADAPELAAAVAAWWPGGGEPYVVCTGGEPALQLDAALVAALHARGFEVAVETNGTLPLPAGVDWICVSPKAGTELAITAGDELKLIYPQPGAEPQRFTHLAFRRFYLQPLDDNQRGAHTRAVLDYCRGHPQWWLSVQIHKDLGIP from the coding sequence GTGAGCTACGCCGTCCACAGTCTGTTCTACACCCTGCAGGGCGAGGGTGCGCGCAGTGGCCGGCCGGCGGTCTTCCTGCGCTTCGCCGGTTGTAACCTGTGGAGTGGCCGGGAGGCCGATCGAGCGACGGCGGTCTGCACCTTCTGCGATACCGATTTCGTGGGTACAGGTGGCCCCGGTGGCGGCCGCTTCGCCGACGCCCCCGAGCTGGCGGCGGCGGTGGCGGCGTGGTGGCCCGGCGGTGGTGAGCCCTACGTGGTCTGTACCGGCGGTGAGCCGGCGCTGCAGCTGGACGCGGCCCTCGTGGCGGCGCTGCACGCTCGGGGGTTCGAGGTCGCGGTGGAGACCAACGGCACGCTGCCCCTGCCGGCCGGTGTGGACTGGATCTGCGTGAGCCCCAAGGCAGGGACCGAGCTCGCCATCACCGCCGGCGATGAACTCAAGCTGATCTATCCGCAGCCCGGGGCCGAGCCGCAGCGGTTCACCCACCTGGCGTTCCGCCGCTTCTACCTCCAGCCCCTCGATGACAACCAGCGCGGTGCCCATACCCGCGCCGTGCTGGATTACTGCCGCGGGCATCCCCAGTGGTGGCTGAGCGTCCAGATCCACAAGGACCTGGGTATCCCCTGA
- a CDS encoding 6-carboxytetrahydropterin synthase, which translates to MPHGRDNITGMESLLYTAEVPFEAARRDGRGWHGHSFRLRARVRADGGAADPDALAGACAAAVAPLDYTLLNEHLDDPADPRVLDELGRRLEAAGVVPHRLALRSAPDRGVGREGGAWAWRAFRFEAAHRLPYVPEGHPCGRMHGHGYLVVLEAAGGDPEALGEAWAPLGQALDRACLNDFLDNPTSELIAVWLWEQLRPRCPGLIRLHVHETEHSGCTYDGAQHTIWKAQRFEAATCVADADDTRARLHGHGYRLRVHVTAPLDRVLGWTLDYGDVKAAFAPVREALDHQRLDTIAGLESGDVASLAAWAARAARQRLPELLRVDCYERDGVGAIAWPE; encoded by the coding sequence TTGCCGCACGGCCGTGATAACATCACCGGGATGGAATCCCTGCTCTACACCGCCGAGGTCCCCTTCGAGGCCGCGCGCCGCGACGGCCGGGGCTGGCACGGTCACTCCTTTCGGCTGCGTGCCCGAGTCCGCGCCGATGGCGGCGCGGCGGATCCGGACGCCCTGGCCGGGGCGTGCGCGGCTGCAGTAGCACCGCTGGACTATACCCTTCTCAACGAACACCTCGACGATCCCGCCGACCCCCGAGTGCTCGACGAGCTGGGCCGGCGCCTGGAGGCTGCCGGGGTCGTGCCGCACCGACTGGCGCTGCGCAGCGCCCCGGACCGCGGTGTTGGCCGCGAGGGTGGAGCCTGGGCCTGGCGGGCCTTCCGGTTCGAGGCGGCGCACCGTCTGCCGTACGTTCCCGAGGGGCATCCCTGCGGGCGCATGCACGGGCACGGGTACCTGGTGGTCCTTGAGGCCGCCGGCGGCGATCCCGAAGCGCTGGGCGAGGCGTGGGCGCCGCTGGGGCAGGCCCTGGATCGCGCCTGCCTGAACGATTTCCTGGACAACCCCACCAGCGAGCTGATCGCGGTGTGGCTCTGGGAGCAGCTGCGGCCCCGGTGTCCCGGGCTGATCCGGTTGCATGTCCATGAAACGGAGCACTCCGGCTGCACCTACGACGGCGCGCAGCACACCATCTGGAAGGCTCAGCGCTTTGAGGCCGCCACCTGCGTGGCGGATGCGGACGACACCCGGGCGCGGCTGCACGGGCACGGCTACCGGTTGCGGGTGCACGTTACCGCGCCACTGGATCGGGTGCTCGGTTGGACGTTGGACTACGGGGATGTCAAGGCGGCCTTCGCGCCGGTGCGCGAGGCCCTGGACCACCAGCGCCTGGACACCATTGCCGGCCTTGAGTCCGGGGATGTGGCCAGTCTGGCCGCTTGGGCGGCCCGTGCCGCGCGCCAGCGCCTGCCGGAGCTCCTTCGCGTCGACTGCTACGAGCGGGATGGTGTCGGGGCCATCGCCTGGCCGGAGTGA
- a CDS encoding alkaline phosphatase family protein: MDRPSYEGSGLVNLMASLGRAFGAASSHYPALDPEPELGLEEARTVILWIMDGLGDHYLARQPGSSLARDRVRVLTSVFPATTSAALTSIITGRPPRGHGVTGWFMYVHELGAVTAWLPFGPRVGKGQWSSIEPESAELLQRDPIWDRFQAETHVVQPSWLVDTPYSRAVTGRYARRHGYQGLDELREVLVRIAREPGRQRRFVYAYWPDLDTLSHQHGVDSAAVRDQFRSIDIAWQRLLDGLQGTDTVILGTADHGLIDTAPERTLYLGDHPELAEMLALPLCGEPRAAYCYLRPGTELDFQSYCRERLGTVCQVARSEELLAAGWFGPMPEHPKLRRRIGDWVLLPADGWVIKDRLVGEGRFAQVGVHGGASASEQWVPLIAARP, translated from the coding sequence ATGGATAGACCCAGCTACGAGGGCAGCGGCCTGGTCAACCTGATGGCGTCCCTGGGCCGTGCCTTCGGGGCGGCGTCCAGCCACTATCCGGCCCTGGATCCTGAGCCGGAGCTGGGGCTGGAGGAGGCGCGCACGGTCATCCTCTGGATCATGGATGGCCTCGGCGATCACTACCTGGCCAGGCAGCCGGGCAGCAGCCTGGCGCGGGATCGGGTGCGGGTGCTGACCTCGGTCTTCCCCGCCACCACCTCGGCGGCCTTGACCAGCATCATTACCGGGCGTCCGCCGCGGGGGCACGGGGTCACCGGCTGGTTTATGTACGTCCACGAGCTGGGGGCGGTCACCGCCTGGCTCCCCTTCGGTCCGCGGGTGGGCAAGGGGCAGTGGTCCAGCATCGAGCCGGAGAGCGCCGAGCTGCTGCAGCGCGACCCGATCTGGGATCGGTTTCAGGCCGAGACGCACGTCGTTCAACCCTCCTGGCTGGTCGACACGCCGTATAGCCGGGCGGTCACCGGGCGCTATGCCCGCCGGCACGGCTATCAGGGGTTGGACGAGCTGCGCGAGGTGCTGGTGCGCATCGCCCGCGAGCCCGGTCGGCAGCGACGGTTCGTCTACGCCTACTGGCCGGACCTGGATACGCTGAGCCACCAGCACGGTGTCGACAGTGCAGCGGTGCGCGACCAGTTCCGCTCCATCGACATCGCCTGGCAGCGGCTGCTCGATGGCCTTCAGGGCACCGACACCGTGATCCTCGGCACCGCCGACCACGGCCTGATCGATACTGCCCCCGAGCGGACCCTCTATCTGGGGGACCATCCGGAGTTGGCCGAGATGCTGGCCCTGCCGCTGTGCGGCGAGCCCCGGGCGGCCTACTGCTACCTGCGTCCGGGCACCGAACTCGACTTCCAGTCCTATTGCCGCGAGCGCCTGGGTACGGTCTGCCAGGTCGCCCGCTCCGAGGAGCTCCTGGCGGCGGGTTGGTTCGGGCCCATGCCGGAACACCCGAAGCTGCGCCGGCGGATCGGTGATTGGGTGCTGCTGCCGGCCGATGGCTGGGTGATCAAGGACCGGCTGGTGGGCGAGGGGCGCTTCGCCCAGGTGGGGGTGCACGGCGGGGCGTCGGCGAGCGAGCAGTGGGTGCCGCTGATTGCCGCACGGCCGTGA